In Paraglaciecola sp. T6c, the sequence AGTGGTGAATTGGCCAACACCTCCGGTTAACTCAGCTACGAAGTTGGTTCGCTCACGAACATATCCTTCGGTGTTCACATTGGCAATATTATTACCTGTGGTACTGAGTAATTGATTACTTGCCTCCACACCGGAGCGAGCGATAGAGAGCAAATCTGCCGTTCTAATCATAATTTATACTCCGTGAACTGATGTTATTCATGGTTGATAATTACTCAGTGAGCCGCTGTTTAGAACGGAAATAACTTTCTGCGCATACGTTGGGTCTGTGGCATAACCCGCTTGCTGCAACTCGGCGAAGTAGCGTTTAGGATCGCCAGTATTTTGCAGCGCTTGCTTGTATCTCGGATTGTCTTTTACAAATGATGCATAGTCTTGCATCGCATCATCGAAGGAATTGTAAGCTCTAAATTGTGCTTTTTTTGGCGCTGCAAGCCCTTGTTCAAACTCAATAGTGTTCACCTTTGCAGTGTCACCTTGCCAGCCATTGCCGGCTTTAATACCAAACAAATTATGTGTATTGCCTTTTTCAGTGTGCATCATGTACTGTCCCCAACCTGTTTCCACGGCTGCTTGGGCCAATAATGCTTTGGGTTCGATGCCTAGTTCCTGCGCCACTTGCTGAGCAACAGGATAGAGCGCATCCAAAAATTCTTTTTGATCACTAAAAGCGGCATCTTTGTAACCTGCATTCGATGCTGCGGTCTCAGGCAGGCGTTGTTCGGGTAGTATTATTTGTTGGGCCTGATGGATGCTTTGTGCACTATGGCGATTAATATCGGACAGGTTGCCATCATTTCGAATAACGCTTGAGGGGGTGAACCCGTTCCCACCTTTGCTTAACTGTTTTACGATAATGTCAGCCAAGCCGATACTGCCGTTATTCGACATATCTGTCGCTAACTGCTGATCGTGCATATCGCGATAAAACTTAACTTGTTCAGAGTTAAATGGGCTGTCTTTGTCTGCCATAACATCTTGAGCTTTTCGCATAGACTTGAGCATCATTTGCACAAAAATAGCCTCGAACTACTTCGCGGCCTCTTGCAGTGCCGCATCATCGCCGCTTTGTGCTGCTCTGCGCAGTTTGTCTAAGCCTTGAATGTCATTCGCATTGCGCGACATATCAAATTGACCTTGAAACTTTATGCTGTTGTCTATGTTATCCATCGACTATGCCTCGGCCCGGTTAATCACGCTAAATTACGACCAGCTCGCCTTGTAAGGCACCTGCCTCACTGAGTGCTTCAAGTATTGCCATCAAATCACCAGGCGCAGCACCTACTTCATTTACTGCGCGCACTAGTTGGTCCAACGTCACGCCTGGATCAAACTTAAACATGCGAGTGTCGTCTAGATTCACATCAATAATGGACTGGTCTGTAACGACTGTATCTCCCTGCCCTAATGGGTTGGGTTGTGTTACCTGCTGATTTTCACTGATTGTCACGGTTAACCCACCGTGTGTAATGGCCGCGGGTAGCAGACGTACATCTTGACCAATCACTATGGTCCCTGTGCGACTGTTAATAACGATGCGTGCGGGTGCTTTAGCTGGCATAAATTCAAAGTTTTCTAGCGTCGCTAAAAAGCCCACTCGCTGACCTACATCTCGGGGGGCTGACACGCGAACCGATGCTGCATCAATAGGGGTTGCAATCACATATCCTTTATCGGGATCCGCCCCTAAACGCTGATTAATGGTATCGGCTAGGATCTTGGCTGTTGAAAAATCCGGATAATTTAAATTGAGCGTTAAAAAGTCATTTTGCATGAAGCCGCTAGGCACAGCGCGCTCTATCAGAGCACCGTTTGCGATACGACCAACCGTGGGCGTGTTGGCGACAATTTTAGAACCGTCTGCTCCCTCAGCGCCAAAACCGCTGACTACCATGCTTCCCTGGGCAACGGCATACACTTTGCCATCAAGACCTTTTAGAAAAGTTTGCAGTAATGTACCCCCGCGCAAACTTGCCGCTTCACCAACAGAGCTCACCGTTACGTCAATCGTTTGCCCTGGCTTTAAAAAAGGCGGCAATTCGGCGTGAACTGCCACAGCAGCCACGTTCTTTATTTTAGGCTTTAAAGAGCTATCTAGGCTGATGCCGAAGTTCGACAACATGGTACGAAAACTTTGTTCAGTAAACGGACTTTGCTCACCGGTACCAGGTAGACCCACCACCAAACCGTATCCAACCAGTTGGTTACTTCTTACGCCCTGCACACTTGCTAGGTCTTTTATGCGTTGAGCCTGGCCGACCGGAACAATAATAATGCTCGATATCATGAGAATGAATAGAAGTAATTTCATATACCGCTCCTGCCTAAAAAGGCCAGTACTCAGAAGAAAAGAACTTGGTCAGCCAACCTTCTTTTTGTGCTGACGCAAACGTGCCTGTGCCGCTGTACTGAATACGAGCGTTGGCAATTTTAGTCGATACTATTTCATTCGTCGGACTAATATCAGCTGGGCGTACGACGCCTGTTAGACGGATATATTCGTTACCGTTATTTAACGTTAACCATTTTTCACCGCGCACTAATAAGTTTTGATTGGGGAAAACTTTCATCACGGTGACCGAAATATCGCCGCTTAGGTTATTACTTTGGTTCGCTGACGCATCGCCAGTAAATTCATTTGAGCTGTCTACACCAAGTTGAATTGACTGAGAGCCAATATTAACGGCGTTCCCGCCTAAACCAACAATAGGGTTTACATCCAGAGCCGACTCTTTAGAGGTGGTTGTTCCTGCTGATTTAGTTGCGCTGGTATTCTCTTCTAGGCTTACCGTTATAATGTCGCCTACGCGACGAGCTTTTACGTCAGAGTACAAACTATTGGCCATGTCAGCCTGAAAAATTGAGCCGTCTTCGGCAATTTTCTGCCGCGGCAAATCAGCCGTAATAGGTGCATAGTAAGGGTCGTTCGGCATGATATCCGGCTCGGGCGTGCTCTGGCATGCGCCGAGTAATCCACTTAATCCAATGACATATAAGGCTTTCATAATATTAACCATTAAAGTTGTTGAATGACCTGACCTAACATCGAATCCACGGCCGAAATCACTTTAGAGTTCATCTCGTAAAGGCGCTGGCTTTCAATCAAATTCACCAGCTCTTCTGTCACGTTAACGTTAGATGTTTCCAGTGCTCCCTGAACAACCGTGCCTAACCCTTCAAGGCCAGGCACGCCTTGAATTGGCGCGCCGCTGGTTGCCGTTTCTACATACAAGTTCTGACCGATAGGCTGTAAGCCCGTCATATTAACGAAATCAGAAAGACTGATTTGCCCTAGCACTTGTGGGTCAGCCTGACCACGAATAGAAGCGGATACCTCCCCGTCTTGAGAAATCGTAATTTGCTGAGCATCTTCGGGCACAGTGATATTAGGCTGGAGTAAAAAACCGGCCCCTGGGGTGACGATTTGCCCCTCATCATTAAGTGTAAACTGACCGTTTCGGGTATAAGCAATACTGCCATCTGGCTGCTGTATCTCGAAAAAGCCGCGCCCTTGAATCGACATATCCAGTGCATTTTCTGTGGTCAGCATGTTTCCCTGAGTATGGGCTTTTTGCGTGGCAACCACTTTGCTACCTGCGCCAAGCATCAAACCCGAAGGCAGTTCAGTATCAGCTGATGAGCGACCGCCAGGCTGGTTAATATTTTGATAAAGCAAATCTTCGAAAATCGCCCTGTCTTTCTTAAAACCAACGGTACTGGCGTTGGCCAAGTTGTTCGAAATAACAGCCACATCAGTTTGTGCTGCGTCGAGTCCGGTTTTGCTGATCCATAATGCTGGGTGCATAGGTCACCTCCTCTTTAAAATTAGCTTAAGCTCGCTAGCGCTAAGTCGTTTTCAATAATGATTAGATAATACGCAGCAATTGATTCGCTCTTGAATCAAGATCACTGGCTTCTTTCATGAATTTAATTTGCATCTCGTAATGGCGCTGCAGGCTGATCATGTCGACCATTTCTTCTACAGGGTTCACATTACTGCCTTCTAACATGCCGTTGCGTATACTGACCGTTGGATCAAACTGCGCCAATTCACCGTCTTTCTGGCGAAACAAGCCATCATTTCCCCTATCAATATTGTCTAAAGCTGGGTTTACCAATTTCAATCGCCCTACTTCTTCAAGCACGGTTTCTGGCGCCCCTTGAGGTCGTACAGAGATGGTTCCGTCACCAGCAATGTTAATATTCGACAAAGGGATAGGTAAAAAAACGGGGCCAAACTCTCCCAAAATAGAATTACCAGAAGAATCTTGAAGTTGACCATCAGCACTGATCTGTAAGCTACCGTTGCGACTGTATGCTTCGGCTCCATTAGCATCGAGGACCGATAGCCAGCCCTCTCCTTGGATCGCTACATCCAACTCACGCTCTGTTTGGATCATCGCCCCGCCTTCAAAATTATTGGCAGGGTTCTCTGTCATGGAAAATACTCGAGTTGGTAGCCCTTCACCAAATGCCGGCATGCTGCGCGCCTGCTCTAACTGGGCGCGGAAACCAGTGGTCTGCGTATTAGCAAGGTTATTTGCACGAACAGCGGTACCAAGAAGATCTTGTTTAGCACCACTGGCTGCAATATAAAGCAATTTATCCATGACAACTTCTTGACGAAAAGTGAACTTAATAAGAACGCTGCAAATAAGATGCCATTCATCGACGCACAAGTTTTAAATAGACAAAAGTTTAAGCTGTGAAGAAGTGTATAGCAGGCTTTACTTTGATATGAAAAAGGCCGCAAATTGCGGCCTTTTAGTATTAATATATTGAATT encodes:
- the flgG gene encoding flagellar basal-body rod protein FlgG, giving the protein MHPALWISKTGLDAAQTDVAVISNNLANASTVGFKKDRAIFEDLLYQNINQPGGRSSADTELPSGLMLGAGSKVVATQKAHTQGNMLTTENALDMSIQGRGFFEIQQPDGSIAYTRNGQFTLNDEGQIVTPGAGFLLQPNITVPEDAQQITISQDGEVSASIRGQADPQVLGQISLSDFVNMTGLQPIGQNLYVETATSGAPIQGVPGLEGLGTVVQGALETSNVNVTEELVNLIESQRLYEMNSKVISAVDSMLGQVIQQL
- a CDS encoding flagellar basal body rod protein FlgF produces the protein MDKLLYIAASGAKQDLLGTAVRANNLANTQTTGFRAQLEQARSMPAFGEGLPTRVFSMTENPANNFEGGAMIQTERELDVAIQGEGWLSVLDANGAEAYSRNGSLQISADGQLQDSSGNSILGEFGPVFLPIPLSNINIAGDGTISVRPQGAPETVLEEVGRLKLVNPALDNIDRGNDGLFRQKDGELAQFDPTVSIRNGMLEGSNVNPVEEMVDMISLQRHYEMQIKFMKEASDLDSRANQLLRII
- a CDS encoding flagellar basal body P-ring protein FlgI, which gives rise to MKLLLFILMISSIIIVPVGQAQRIKDLASVQGVRSNQLVGYGLVVGLPGTGEQSPFTEQSFRTMLSNFGISLDSSLKPKIKNVAAVAVHAELPPFLKPGQTIDVTVSSVGEAASLRGGTLLQTFLKGLDGKVYAVAQGSMVVSGFGAEGADGSKIVANTPTVGRIANGALIERAVPSGFMQNDFLTLNLNYPDFSTAKILADTINQRLGADPDKGYVIATPIDAASVRVSAPRDVGQRVGFLATLENFEFMPAKAPARIVINSRTGTIVIGQDVRLLPAAITHGGLTVTISENQQVTQPNPLGQGDTVVTDQSIIDVNLDDTRMFKFDPGVTLDQLVRAVNEVGAAPGDLMAILEALSEAGALQGELVVI
- the flgH gene encoding flagellar basal body L-ring protein FlgH; this translates as MKALYVIGLSGLLGACQSTPEPDIMPNDPYYAPITADLPRQKIAEDGSIFQADMANSLYSDVKARRVGDIITVSLEENTSATKSAGTTTSKESALDVNPIVGLGGNAVNIGSQSIQLGVDSSNEFTGDASANQSNNLSGDISVTVMKVFPNQNLLVRGEKWLTLNNGNEYIRLTGVVRPADISPTNEIVSTKIANARIQYSGTGTFASAQKEGWLTKFFSSEYWPF